A segment of the Rhizobium leguminosarum bv. trifolii WSM1325 genome:
CACTTTTGGGCGACATGCTTTAGAGCGCCGCGTATCTTTTCAGACGCGCTGTGGCTGTTATTTGGTGCTTTCAAACCGGCAAGTCGCGATCCACGCCCAGACGGCAAATCTGAAGCATCTGGGCAAGCACTGCCATCGCGATGATCGGCACGACTGCCCGATCATCGACGAGTTCGCCAATCAGAGCGAAAAAGCGCCGCCGCCTGCGATCCACTCCCGCTTCGGTCTCAACGGATTGAAGACAGAACACGGGGGGCGCTAGCCGCACCTCCGGTCCCGAGGGCGACGTCATTCCATCCTGAACCTGACGTGGCAGGTCGTGCAGGTCTGTAGCATGAGGTGGAACGCGTGTTCCGCCGGCAGCGCCGACAACTCGTGCTCGTTGCGAACGTGGGTGCCGAGGGGCCCGCCGCCCGTCGCCTCTCCAGGCTTGATGCGCATGCTGGCGGGCATCCCTCCGGGGTTGTTCTCCGCGGCGGCATCCAGCGCGACGGCGTAGTCGCGTAGTCCGTTGGCGAGGCGGTCGAATCGCTCGCGCTCTTCGAGGATGTTCGGCCTCGCCTTCGACTGCGGACTGGCGGCCTCGGAGGCGAAATGTGCGGAGAGAACGCTCCCGGATTTGTCGCGGATCGTGTTGGCCGCCCATTTGAACTCGTCGGCCTTGTAACTCGCCGGATCCTTGAACATGCCGGAGATCGTCTTCGCTGCGGCGGCCATGGCCTTCATGTCCGCTTGTCTGAGGGTGACCAGGTCCTCCGCGCCCGGCGATGGAACCGACGCCATCAGGACTGCTCCCACGCCGTAGAGCAGCCCGACCTTCTTCATGTAACTGGTCCGTTTCATCAATGCTGCGTTCCAAACCGGCCGGTGCCACCTGCTGCGGATATCCGTCGCTTCACCGGATATCCGTTCTCAGCTAGGCAGGAAGAGGGGCGGACGTCGCCCTCCCCGATCACGCCGCCATCTTGCGGCAGCTATCGGCGCAACGGCGGCAGGCGTCGACGCAGCTTTGCATGTCGCCCACCCGCTCGCAGTCTTCGGCGCACTGGCCGCAGATTTCGGCGCATTCCAGGCAGACATGCTTGTGGTGCTCCGAGCCGATCAGCATAAAATGCGCGGAGGTCCGGCAGATCTCCGCGCAGGCCATCATCAGCTTGAAGTGCGAAGGCTTGGTATGTTCGCCGCCCAGTTCCAAGCAGTGGCCCATCGCCATCGACAGGCATTCGCTGTAGCAGGCGAGGCAGTTGTCGATGCAGGTCTTCATTTCAGTCGACATGTGATGCATGGCTCAATCTCCTACTTGGCTTCCTTGTCCACCCACTTTGACATCTCTTCGATCTCCTTTTTCTGGGCTTCGATGACCTTCTGGGCCATCTGCTTAGCCTCATCATTGTCGCCGTACTTAAGCTCTACCTCCGACATGCTGATCGCGCCCATGTGGTGGGCGATCATGCCGCAGACGAAGGAGACGTCGGCGTCCTTCTTCATCATCCCCTGCATCATGTTCATGTGCATATCCTTCATGCCGTCCATCGACGCCTTTTGGTAGTCGCTCATGTAGCCCATTGGCATGCCGCCCGAAGGCATTACCGCCTTCGACATGTCCATGTCTTGGGACTTGCATTTCTCCGGGTAGGCCATCGTCGACTGGGCGGAGGCCACCGACGGGAGGATTGAGAAGGAGGCGGCGACTGCCGCGCACAGGGTAAGGCTGGTGTACGTCTTCATTTCTCGATCTCCAAATCTGCTTGAGGTTGGTTGTTCTGTCTCAGACTGCCGGAAAGCGGGGCGGCGGGTCGATCGCACGGATCAGCAGCAGCGGCCTCTCGACGGACGGCGTCGGTTCATGCCTCTCCGGTTCGAAGCGCGGAGCCGCGACCTTGGCAAGTTGCGGAAGAAGCGGACAGCAGTGCACCGTCGAACAGCACCCGGTCTGCGGGTTGTCGGCATGCCCCGGATGGTGATCGCGGTGCGCGACAACGGCGCAGTGCTGGCTTTGAAGAGTACTCGGCGCTGCGGCCACGTCAAAAGGATTCGCCGCAATGACGATCGCGACGACGAGAAGCTGAGCGTAGCGGAATATGCTCCATGGTCCCATTCGGCTGGATTTCCCTTCCACCATTGAACCGCGCGGCAGCAGCGATGTTCCAAGCTATCAGAGATCTGTGGCGGCGCCGCGTTTTGGCAACGGGGCGATGAGCAAGCGTTAACAGTCGCCGGCTAGTCTAGCGGTCTCTCGCTCGGAAAAAATTTGATGAAACGTGGCTATTCGCTGGCCCAGATAGGTCTTCACTGGCTGTGGTCGCCCTCCTGGTGCCGGTCCAGTATCTGACGGGCGGCAGCATCGAGAGAACCCACCACGCCGTCCACATGGGAATGACCCCGGCTTACTGGGACGTCGTCCAGCACCATCTTCACAACTACTCAGGAATGGCGATCGGCCTGCTGATGGGCGTGCGGCTAGTTTTTCGTCTCCTTCAGACGGCCGAGACCCGCGCGCCCGGCACGTGGGCCGGGCGCGCGGCCACGGCTCTTCACCATGCCTTCTACGCAGCGATCCTCGCGCAGGCCTGCATGGGCTTCGTCGCGAGCTATCTCTGGTTTGGAACCGCCCCCCTACCACGTCGTCGGATCGAGGATCATTCTGGCGATGGTGGCGCTGCATTTCGTAGCGGCGATTTGGCCCACGGTGGTCGCCCGCGACGCGACGGTCGACCGGATGGTGTTCCCGCGTCGGACGCGCTCAGCCGATGATCTGTAACGTGGCGAATGTCAGCTCGACGTAGCGGCCGGTCTTGGCGACGAACACCAGGATCGTGAAGGGGAGGACCGGCTCCCTCAGCACGCCGGCGACAACAGTCAGGGCGTCGCCAAAAAGCGGCATCCAGGACAGGAGCAACGTCCGTTTTCCACATTTCCGGTACCAGGGGGACAAACGCTCGAGCGCCTGTTCGTCTACGGGAAATCAGCGCCGATCCCGGAACCTTTCGATACCACGGCCGAGAAACCAGTTGACGATGCTTCCAAGCGTGTTTCCGACGCGGGCGACGGCGAGCAGAGCCAGGACGGGGAACTTGCCAGTAAGAAGAAGCCGTCAACAGGGCCGTTTTTCTACGATGATCGATCTTGCGTGCCCATCAGTACGGGCTCCTGCATCGGCAGCACGGTCGCCGCGCCGAGAGCGGCGGCGAACAGGGCGACATAGGCGAAACAGACCGTCTGGATCCAGAACTAGAACCAAGCCCGGTCGGCCGCCGCGCAGGACACAGAAGGACTCGGGGCATTTTCTCCTCCGTGATCAGCCGCCTGTCCATATCATATTCGCAAAGATGTCGCGATCAGCCAGCGGCAGGACACCTGCAAGAGTCATAGAGGTTCAAGTTAAATCCCCGCGGCCGAGAGCGTGCCCATAGGACGCTATGGCGGAACACGTCCGTCACATCGCCGTCAGATCAGCCCGGCGTTTTTATTGAGCAAGCACTCGATACCGATGGGAGTTGGAGATCTGCGCGCCCGGAGCCCATCGCCCAGTAAAGCACCGGACCTAGTCCTCGCCGTCCACTTCCTGCGCGGCCGATTCCGCCCGCGTAGCATGACCGCTCTGCAATCCCACATCCTCCAGCAACCCGACGTCCGGTAAGTCATGCAGGCGCGTCAAAACGGAAGGTGGAAAAGAAATGTTTCGTCGTCACAAGGCGCTCCCGCGGTCGGGCTGCGCGAAAATCGATTACAATTTTTGGAGAATGCGCTAGATGATACCCCAGGCGCGATAACGGCCCCGGCCGGTAATTTCACGAATGCCGATCTCGTTGACGAGGTTCAGCGCGCCGCGTGGTGTGATGCGCAGATGACGGGCGATCATCGCCGCCGAGACCATCGGCCGCGACAGGATGAAGTCGGCAAGTTCCGGCAGGCTGCTGTTTGAACGGCGGCCGCGAAAGCGCAGCTCCATCTGCGTGCGCGCCAGCGACAAGCGATCGATTTCCTTGAGGCCGGCCACGGCACCCAGATGCATCGCCTCCAGGAAGGCTTGCAGCCGCGTGGCCCGATCGCGCGCCCGACGACGCTCATGGCGCACCAGCTTCAGTCCGCCGTAAAAAGAGAAGAGATGCGAGGCGACCTTTCCGCGAGCGCGTAGATGGCTTGCGACCAGAAGGCCACCGAGCCAGTGCTGACGCCGCAACGGCTCGATCCTTTCCCAGGCTTCGAAGAGGATGATGGCACCGAGAACCGGCGGCAAGCTATCGGCCAATGGCTGGACGCTCCGCCATTCCGCAAGCCGCTGTTCCTCGTCCCACTCGTCGTCACCGAGCAAGCCGAGAGGGTCTTCGTTACGTCTTGCCGGAGTAACGGCGGTCGTCTCGCTTGCCGGCGTTTTCCCTGTGTGGATATCGAGCAGCTTTTGCGAGCGGGCAAGAAGCGCATCGATCTCCGCCATCTCGGCAGCGAGCGGCCGGTCCTCATCCTCAGCCTCAGCCTCTCCGTCGCTCTCGAGCGGAACTGCAACGCTCTTTGCGTCCGGGACCTTCCCCTCCCCTTCCCCGCCGGTTGCAGTCAGCGTCGCAAGGCCCGAGACGCCGAGTGCCCAGGCGGGTTCGCCGGTCCAAATGCGCCGACGTGCCCGCAGCACCGAATGGGCGATCGTCAGTTCATGGGTGGGAGCGCGGCTATCCATGTGCGCATCATGCAAAACGAGATCCTCGACATGCACGAGTTCGCCGGCCACCCAGAGCGCGCCGGCGGCGTCGAAGAAATGGCTGCGTTCGGCAAACCCCTCGCCGACCGGCGAGCGCAACACCCGCTCGTCCAGCCGCGCCACGGCATCCTCCGCCGCGGTAACGGCTGAAAGCAAGGTTTGAAGCATCACACTGTCGATATCGTAGCGCATTGTTAAGCTTTACGGTTTTTCACAAAGGGAAGCAAAAAGCATGTTTTCTTCCGCCATGTATGACATGGTTAACGGTGTATTTCAACAAAACTGCGGGGAAGGAAGCCGTTATGATCGCTGATCGACCGGCCACATATGCTTCTAACCGTCGCAGCTGGTGCGAAACTTTTTCATAGCCGCTCATCCGGTTTTCCTCGCTGTCGGCCCATTTGCCCGCATCAGCGCCATCAGCATCGGTCCGAGCGAGAATTCGCCGCGCTCCGCTCGCCGGGTCAGGTCACGCAAGTAGCCGCCGGCCGAATTGATATGTCCGCCCCTTTCGAGAATGCAGGCGATCACAGTGGCGGCGTTTTCCGGCCCCATGACATCGCAGGCCAGCTGATAGGCGCTGGGGCTGACGCCGAGCGTGGATCGGACGACGACGGCCGCGGCCATCAGATCCCGCCAGCTGCCAATGCCGCCGCCCGGCCCGTAAGCGACGATCTCCGGGCAGGCCTGCAGCACCATGGCAAGGGGGAAGGATTTCGGCGGCTCCCGCCACGGCTGCGGTTCTTCCTCCGGCTTTGCGCCCTGCTTCGGTTCGAAGCTTGGTTCAAGTTCAGATAAGTGGTCTGGGTTTGAATTATGTATGTGCCGACCGTTCTGGTTATCATTGCCGGCTGTTTTTTCTGTTTTCGACTTCAATTCCAGCGTCTTGACGATCAACTCCCGGAAAGCTTCGAGATCGCCCAGCAGGCTTTCCATCTCCGCAGCTGAGGGGCGGCGCGGCAGGCTTGCGGTAAGCAGATTGAAATGCTTCTGCATCTCGATCCATTCGCCGGCAATTTTCTCTTCCAGGGCGATCTCGATGAGCTTGGTGATGTCACGCCGGCAAAGTGTCAGCCGCTCCCTCAGACGCTTCCATTCGAGCTTGGCGGCCATCACCTGGGCCGCCTGCGCCTCGATCTCGTGGGCGCGCGCAAGCAATGGCGCCAAGCTGAAGCCAAAGGCTTCACCAAACCCGCCCTCGCCGTTGCGGCGGGCAAAACGTTTGCCGTTCGGACTATCCCGCCGGATGATCAGGCCGGCTTCCACCAGCATCGCCAGGTTCCGCCGCAGCGTCGTGCCGGCCATGCCATGCGTGCGCAGCGACAGCTGCTCGTTCGAGGGAAAGACGACGAAGCCGTTGGCCTCGGCAATCTCGTTCTTCGGGTAGAAGGTCAATAGCGCATTGAGAACAGCCAGGGCACGGTCCGATACGCCGACCATGTCCTTTGCTTCGCATAGCGCGCGAAAGATCTTCCACTTGTCGACCGATGCGTCCGGATCGACCTTGCTGGCACTTGCTTGGCTTGCCAGCATGCCAAGCGTCATCGATCGCCGCCCAAAGGGCGTCGATACATATTGAGGCTCCATGTCCCTCACCTTTTCTCAAGGCAAAAGAAAGCTACCACCCAAAAGGATGCCGAAGACGCTTGACAGTGATTCGAGGAAGTGCGATTCTCAGATTGTCCAGATATGAGAAAGGCTTCCGCGGCGGCAACGTTCGGAGGCTTTTTTCTTTTGCGGCCTATTCTCCTGCTTGCAACCTGCCGGCCCGATAGGCTTCGTAAAGCTCATCGAGACGGCGTGAAATGTAAGCGCCGAAATCCGGCGCATCGCCGGTCTTCAACGCGATCGTGAAGGAATTTCCGGCGCTCTTGATTCGGCCGGCAACCTTGCCGCCGCTCTTCGGCTTCCAGTCATATTCCGTGGCCTCGGGTTTGGCCTCTTTCTTGGCGAGCTCGGCAACCAAAAGCTCAAAACGGCGATCGCTCTCTTCTGCCACGAAACTTCCAGAAGCAATGAGCTTGGCAAGCCGAGCGGCCGTCATTCCATTCCAGTCCTGGGCAAGCGCCATCCACCTGCGTCGCCCGATGCCGGGTGCGGCTCCGACCGACCTGACGATCTCGGCGGGAATGGCTTTTGCGACGGATATCAGCTTCGATAGCTCCGTCTTGTCCGTCGACAGCGCCTTCATGATGACCGGGCGCTCAAAACCCTTGAGCTCAAGATTGAGGGCAAAGACCGCGCGCTCGATGTAAGAAAGGTTCCGACGCGCCGAATTCTCAATGCCCTGCGCGATGACGACGTCGGTATCGTCGAGCTTTCGGACGATGGCCTGTACCTTGAGGCCGAGCAACTTGACTGCCTGTAGACGGCGATGGCCGTAGGCGATCTGGTAGCGGTCCTCGTCGTTGGGATGGCGGCGAACGAGGATTGGCACTTCCTGGCCGTTCTCGGCAATCGACCGCACCAACTCATCTTCCAAATCGAGGGGCTGGTCGGCAAGGCGGTCGCGGACGAAGGAGGAGTCGATCAGATCAGGATCGAGCTCGATGATGCGTTCACCGGAGAGCAAAGCCTCCTGCATCGCCCTGCTCTCTTCCTCCATGCGGCCAAGGGTCAGCGCCATCGTCCGAACCGGCCCGGCCGATCCGCGCGAAGATTGCTCCTCGTAGTTGGCCGCGGCCAACTCCTGCGCTGTATCGTCGAATAGACCTTTGAGGCGATCGCGTCTGCTCATGCTCGACCCCAGGCTTTGTGAATACCGGCGAGCACCTCGCCATTGGCAGCATTGACCGATTCCAGCGCGCGGTCATAGGTCGAGCGGCGCACCTGCCCCTTCTCGATCTCATAGAGCGTCTGCTTGGTCAGGCCGACATCGGCGATCGCCGTCGACTTGAGAATGGTAGCCGTCAACACGTCGTCACTGAAAAGGCTGCGCAGCAGCGCAACGATCTGCGACTGCGGCGCATCGAAGGGTTCGTGACGCGTGACGACATATTTGATGAAATCATGCTGCAGGTCGCCGCCGGCCTTGCGGACGACCGAAAGCAGATCCGAAGTCATCAGCAGGAACTGCGACATGGACGCGACGTCGACCATCTGCGGATGGATGGTGATGAGCAGCGATGTGGCGGCACAAACGGCGCCAAGCGTGAGGTAACCGAGCTGCGGCGGACAGTCGATCACCACGATGTCGTAATCGGCCTCGACCTCTGCAATGGCGATGCCGACCCGACGGAAGAACAGCTCGCCAGGTCGCTGCCGGTCGTTCAGTGCCCGTGGCGTCTCATGCTCGAACTCCATCAGTTCGAGATTGCCCGGCACCAGATCCAAACCGTCGAAATAGGTCTTGCGGACGATCTCCTTCAGCGGCTTGCGGTCTGCATCATAGCGAATTGCGCCATAGAGCGTATCGCCTTCGGAAAGATCGAATTCCGGCTGAACGCCGAGCATGGAGGAGAGCGAGGCCTGCGGATCGAGATCGATCGCAAGCACCCGGTAACCCGCCAGCGCCAGATACTGTGCCAGATAAAGCGTCGTCGTGGTCTTGGCCGAGCCGCCCTTGAAATTGGTGACGGCAACCGTCTGCAGCTTTTCGCCAGGGCGACGCCACGGCTGATAGGAAAGCGCGTCCTTCGGCTTGAGCTTGGCCATATACTGGCGCAATTCGTTGATCTGGCCGAGCGTGTAGGAACGCCGGCCATTCTGGGCAAGATCCGGCTGCGGTCCCTTGCCATCCAGTGAAAGCTGGCGAAGATAGCCGTCCGAGACGCCGATCATCTGGGCCGCCTCGCCGGAGGAGAATGTTCGTAGCGTCTTTTGCGAGAGCGGCGGAAACAGCTTGTCGCGAAGCAGCTTCAGTTGCCGCGACAGCTGGTTGGCATGCCGCTCGATCCGTACATCTGTCGTCGATACGCTAATGTTGTCCAAAACACCCAATCCTTTTCGATGCGCTTTTCTGTCAACATAGCGTCAAAAAGCGTATCGAAAGTGACACGATTCGGGATTTGCAGCAACAACAGGGCTCCGATGCTACCCACAAGGCTCGGTTGGCCGCGGCCAACTCCCGTTCAGCCCTTGCGACGACCCGGCTTTTTCGGCAAGACCGCCAGGACTCGAAGGGGAGTATCCGCTTGAAGCACATTCATATCATCGGCATCGGCACGGGCAACCCTGAGCACCTCACCATACAGGCGATCAACGCGATGAACGCTGCCGACGTGGTCTTCCTGCCGGTCAAGGGCGCCGGCAAGGAAGAACTCGCCGAGATCCGGCGGGAAATCTGCGAATGTTATATCACCCGGCCGGCAGCCAGAATTTCAGAATTTGCGGTGCCGCAAAGGCAGACGGCAGACAAGACCTATGTGCAGAGCGTCGACGCCTGGCACGGTGAGATCGCCCGCATCTATGGAGAGCTGATCTCCGGTCTCCCGGACGATGGCAGCGGCGCCTTTCTCGTCTGGGGTGATCCCAGTCTCTACGACAGCACGATCCGCATCATCGAACGCGTGCGCCGGGAAAGCAGCCTGGATTTCGATTACAGCGTCATTCCCGGCATCACCAGCATCCAGGCGCTGGCGGCCAGCCACAGAATCCCTCTCAACCTCGTCGGCAAACCGATCGAGATCACCACAGGGCGCAGGCTGGCGCAGGACGGACTTTTGACCGACAGCACCGTCGTCATGCTTGACGGCGAACAGGCTTTTGCGAAGATCGACGATCCCGACGCCGAGATCTTCTGGGGCGCCTATCTCGGCACCAAGGACGAGATCGTCAGATCAGGGCGACTTGGCGACATCGCCACCGACATTCAGACGCTGAGGGCCGAGGCCAGGCAGCGGCACGGCTGGATCATGGACATCTATCTCCTGCGCAAGGGACGTGATTTCGAGGTATAGCGGTTCGAGCCGTTTCCATCACGCTTTGCCGGGTCGGCCGCGATCATGTAAGAAATGATCAGAGGATCGAGAATGAGCATTAAGGCCGCAAAGGCGAGCGACAGGACGGGCGAGGCGGATCTGCATGGTCGCCCAGCGGTGACGATGCGCAGGCGCGGCGCCTGCCCCGCCCTTGCCGCGCCCATGCCGACCGGCGACGGTTTGCTGGTCCGGTTGCGGCCGGTCGGCGGCGCGTTGACGCTGTCGCAGTTCGCCAGCCTTGCCCGCTCCGCCGCGGACCATGGAAACGGCATTCTCGAAATCACCGCCCGCGGCAATCTGCAGATCCGAGGCCTTCGGACTGAGACCGTCGGACAGCTCGCTGCCGATATCGATGCCGCCGGCATCACCGTGCCGGACGGGCCGGCGATCGAGACATCGCCACTGCACGGCATCGACCCGGAAGAAATATGCGATCCAGCGGCAATGGAAATGGCCTTGCGCAGCATGCTCCGTGATCAGCTAGCGTCGCCGCGGCTCGCGCCAAAACTCTCGCTCGTCGTCGACGGCGGTGGGGCCTTCGGCTTGTCGGCACTGTCCGCCGATATCCGTATTGTCGCGCAATCCCCCGCAGAATGGCTGGTCGCGATCAATGGCGACGGTGAAACCGCAATGCCGGTCGCGATCGGTCCTGCGGAGGCGGCGATATCGGCCGTCGGCGAAATTTTGAGCCTGTTGGCGATCCTCGGGCAGGGCAGTAGGACAAGGGATATCGATCCGGCGCTTCTGCGGGCGCGTTTTCCGGCGATGGATGGCGTTAAATTCTTTCCTTCACGCGCGGCAGGGATGCCGCTTGCCGGCTCGCACAGGCTCGAGGACGGCAAGACCATACTCGGGGTCAGGCCGGCATTCGGGCAGATGAGAGCGTCTGATCTGATCGCTTTGCTGGATCTGGCAACGGACCGCGGCGCAACAGCCATCCGGCTTGCGCCCGGTCGCGGTTTCTTCCTCATCGGGCTTTCCGCCGATACAGTGCCGGCTATGCAGATGGCCGCCGCCGGACTTGGCTTCAGCACCCAGCCTGGCGACAATACCGAGCATATTGCCGCCTGTGCCGGCGCCGGCGCCTGCGGCTCCGCTTTCTACGAGACGCGAGCTCTGGCGCGCCGGCTCATTGGCGCAGCACCTGCCCTTTTCGACGGTTCGCTGACGCTGCATCTGTCCGGCTGCGCCAAGGGCTGCGCTCATGCCCGGCCGGCGCTGACGCTGACGGGCTCGGCGGAAGGTTATGGCCTCATCCTCAATGGCCTTGCCGCCGATCAGCCGGTCGAACGGATCGCTGGCGGTCGGATCGATTTCGCTATAGAGAGGCTCGCCCGGTCCATCGAAGACAACAAAGACGCTGGCGAATCGACCGCCGCCTGCCTTACACGGCTTGGCGCAACCGGCGTTTCGAAGGCGCTGCGACAGGAATAGGAATGCCAGACTACGATTATATCCGCAGCGGCGATGCGATCTACGAGCGTTCCTTTGCCATTATCCGTGCCGAGGCCGATCTTTCGCGCTTCACTGACGATCAAGCCGAAATCGCCGTGCGCATGATCCATGCCTGCGGGCTGGTCGAGGCGGCGGATCATTTTCTGTTCTCGGCCGATTTCGTCAGCGCGGCACGCGATGCGCTGAAGGGTGGTGCGCCGATCTTCTGCGACGCCGAAATGGTATCCCAGGGTGTGACCCGGGCGCGGCTGCCGGCGCAGAACGAGGTGATCTGCACGCTGCGCGATCCGGCGACACCTGAGCTTGCACGCGAGACCGGCAATACGCGCTCGGCTGCCGCCATGCATCTCTGGCTCGATCGGCTGGGCGGCAGCGTTGTTGCGATCGGCAATGCACCGACGGCGCTCTTCCATCTGCTCGAACTCCTGCGCGACGGCGCCCCGAAACCCGCAGCGATCCTCGGCATGCCTGTCGGCTTCGTCGGCGCGGCGGAATCGAAGGATGCATTGGCGGAAAATTCCTACGGCGTCCCCTTTGCCATCGTCGGCGGCCGGCTCGGCGGCAGCGCCATGACGGCAGCCGCCATCAATGCATTGGCGAGGCCAGGTCTATGACGACAAGCGGCCGTCTGATCGGCGTCGGCACGGGCCCCGGCGATCCGGAGCTCCTCACCCTCAAGGCCGTGCGCGCCATCGAAGGCGCTGATGTCATCGCCTATTTCGCCAAGCAGGGCAGGGGAGGCAACGGCAAGGCGATCGTCGAACCGCTGCTGAAATCCGGGGTGACGCTGCTGCCGCTCTTTTATCCGGTGACGACCGAGATCGACAAGAACGACGAACGCTATCAGAGCCTGATCACCCAATTCTACAACCAGTCTGCCAAAGCCGTTGCCGGGCATCTCGATGCCGGGCTGACCGTCGCCGTTCTCAGCGAAGGCGATCCGCTCTTCTACGGCTCCTATATGCACCTGCATGTCAGACTTTCCACACGCTACCCGACGGAAGTGATCCCGGGTATCAGCGCCATGTCGGGCTGCTGGTCGCTGGCCGGCATGCCGATCGTTCAGGGCGACGATGTGCTTTCCGTACTGCCCGGTAC
Coding sequences within it:
- a CDS encoding Precorrin-8X methylmutase (PFAM: Precorrin-8X methylmutase CbiC/CobH~KEGG: rec:RHECIAT_PA0000377 precorrin-2 c(20)-methyltransferase protein), whose protein sequence is MPDYDYIRSGDAIYERSFAIIRAEADLSRFTDDQAEIAVRMIHACGLVEAADHFLFSADFVSAARDALKGGAPIFCDAEMVSQGVTRARLPAQNEVICTLRDPATPELARETGNTRSAAAMHLWLDRLGGSVVAIGNAPTALFHLLELLRDGAPKPAAILGMPVGFVGAAESKDALAENSYGVPFAIVGGRLGGSAMTAAAINALARPGL
- a CDS encoding precorrin-2 C20-methyltransferase (TIGRFAM: precorrin-2 C20-methyltransferase~PFAM: Uroporphyrin-III C/tetrapyrrole (Corrin/Porphyrin) methyltransferase~KEGG: rec:RHECIAT_PA0000376 precorrin-2 c(20)-methyltransferase protein), whose amino-acid sequence is MTTSGRLIGVGTGPGDPELLTLKAVRAIEGADVIAYFAKQGRGGNGKAIVEPLLKSGVTLLPLFYPVTTEIDKNDERYQSLITQFYNQSAKAVAGHLDAGLTVAVLSEGDPLFYGSYMHLHVRLSTRYPTEVIPGISAMSGCWSLAGMPIVQGDDVLSVLPGTMAETELTRRLADTQAAVIMKVGRNLPKIRRALAAAGRLAEAVYVERGTMANAAMEKLADRTDVDAPYFSLVLVPGWEGSR
- a CDS encoding precorrin-3B synthase (TIGRFAM: precorrin-3B synthase~PFAM: nitrite/sulfite reductase hemoprotein beta-component ferrodoxin domain protein~KEGG: ret:RHE_PE00455 sulfite reductase, beta subunit (hemoprotein) protein~SNP /replace=A); its protein translation is MSIKAAKASDRTGEADLHGRPAVTMRRRGACPALAAPMPTGDGLLVRLRPVGGALTLSQFASLARSAADHGNGILEITARGNLQIRGLRTETVGQLAADIDAAGITVPDGPAIETSPLHGIDPEEICDPAAMEMALRSMLRDQLASPRLAPKLSLVVDGGGAFGLSALSADIRIVAQSPAEWLVAINGDGETAMPVAIGPAEAAISAVGEILSLLAILGQGSRTRDIDPALLRARFPAMDGVKFFPSRAAGMPLAGSHRLEDGKTILGVRPAFGQMRASDLIALLDLATDRGATAIRLAPGRGFFLIGLSADTVPAMQMAAAGLGFSTQPGDNTEHIAACAGAGACGSAFYETRALARRLIGAAPALFDGSLTLHLSGCAKGCAHARPALTLTGSAEGYGLILNGLAADQPVERIAGGRIDFAIERLARSIEDNKDAGESTAACLTRLGATGVSKALRQE
- a CDS encoding precorrin-6A synthase (deacetylating) (KEGG: rec:RHECIAT_PA0000379 precorrin-6a synthase protein~TIGRFAM: precorrin-6A synthase (deacetylating)~PFAM: Uroporphyrin-III C/tetrapyrrole (Corrin/Porphyrin) methyltransferase); this encodes MKHIHIIGIGTGNPEHLTIQAINAMNAADVVFLPVKGAGKEELAEIRREICECYITRPAARISEFAVPQRQTADKTYVQSVDAWHGEIARIYGELISGLPDDGSGAFLVWGDPSLYDSTIRIIERVRRESSLDFDYSVIPGITSIQALAASHRIPLNLVGKPIEITTGRRLAQDGLLTDSTVVMLDGEQAFAKIDDPDAEIFWGAYLGTKDEIVRSGRLGDIATDIQTLRAEARQRHGWIMDIYLLRKGRDFEV